A stretch of the Chanos chanos chromosome 1, fChaCha1.1, whole genome shotgun sequence genome encodes the following:
- the cbwd gene encoding zinc-regulated GTPase metalloprotein activator 1, whose amino-acid sequence MEEDDDCPELVPILDNKGPTSKIPVTIITGYLGAGKTTLLNYILTEQHNKRIAVILNEFGEGSALEKSLAVSQAGELYEEWLELRNGCLCCSVKDNGLKAIENLMEKKGKFDYILLETTGLADPGAVASMFWVDAELGSDVYLDGVVTVIDAKYGMQHLTEKKPEGLMNEAARQIALADLLMINKVDLVTVEELTQLRETVKSINGLVRILETQRSKVDLSQVLDLHSFDITDGVRLAEKLKLVKSTQPHLDKSILTVTFEVPGSISEDRLNDFIQNLLWEKTFKNKAGLAMHVIRLKGILCVQGKLRRMILQGVHELYELDETPETWVDGEPRVNRLVFIGRNLDEDILRKEFIATVSNGEGGEK is encoded by the exons ATGGAAGAAGACGACGACTGTCCAGAACTGGTTCCCATTTTGGATAATAAAGGTCCTACATCCAAGATACCTGTCACAATCATTACGGGTTACTTAG GTGCAGGGAAGACAACCCTCCTGAATTACATTTTAACCGAGCAGCACAATAAGAGAATAGCAGTTATACTGAATGAATTTGGCGAAG GCAGTGCTCTGGAGAAGTCTCTGGCTGTGAGCCAGGCAGGAGAGCTGTATGAGGAGTGGCTGGAACTTAGGAACGGTTGCCTCTGCTGTTCAGTCAA GGACAATGGCTTGAAAGCTATTGAAAACCtaatggaaaagaaaggaaagtttGACTACATTCTTTTAGAGACGACTGGATTGGCAGACCCAG GGGCTGTTGCATCCATGTTCTGGGTTGATGCTGAGCTAGGCAGTGATGTTTATCTGGATG GAGTTGTAACTGTCATTGATGCTAAATATGGAATGCAG CATTTGACAGAGAAGAAACCAGAAGGTCTGATGAATGAAGCAGCCAG gcAGATTGCTCTCGCTGATCTGCTGATGATCAATAAGGTTGACCTTGTGACTGTGGAGGAGCTAACCCAGCTCAGAGAAACAGTAAA GTCAATAAATGGACTTGTAAGAATCCTCGAAACCCAGAGATCAAA GGTTGACTTATCACAAGTTTTAGATCTACATTCATTTGACATCACAGATGGAGTGAG ACTAGCAGAGAAGCTAAAACTTGTAAAATCGACCCAACCACATCTGGATAAG AGCATACTGACTGTAACATTTGAAGTGCCTGGAAGTATTTCAGAGGATCGCTTAAATGATTTTATTCAG AACCTTTTATGGGAGAAGACCTTCAAGAACAAAGCAGGACTCGCAATGCATGTTATACGTTTAAAG GGGATATTGTGCGTCCAGGGCAAACTGAGGAGGATGATTTTGCAGGGGGTTCATGAACTCTATGAGCTGGATGAGACTCCAGAGACCTGGGTTGACGGAGAGCCCAGAGTCAACCGTCTGGTCTTCATCG GAAGAAACTTGGATGAGGACATACTGAGAAAAGAATTTATCGCTACGGTCTCAAATGGAGAAGGTGGAGAGAAGTAG
- the foxd5 gene encoding forkhead box protein D5: protein MTLSGEYEVTQQAAVSPEEDEIDIVGGDSSDHQNSNYFISCRERVEMGSSAESSAELDGSEFDSSGESENSFCAEVPSATRQQNGTVKPPYSYIALITMAILQSPMKKLTLSGICDFISNKFPYYKEKFPAWQNSIRHNLSLNDCFIKIPREPGNPGKGNYWSLDPASEDMFDNGSFLRRRKRFKRSQPEFVKDGLVLYPNFSCYRPYGQPYCVPGQVTSQISRIGYTPVQEAISVPPAYFSYQNICGVKVLESKELPGQSFVAPAEQRPERETPKCSFSIDSIMSKSTSNLNKNFDHQTSVGYSHFFPRATSCVIPAVLPVAATPFGAASLLKALPLPESLQMAHPRC, encoded by the coding sequence ATGACCCTGTCCGGGGAATACGAAGTAACCCAGCAAGCCGCCGTTTCTCCAGAGGAGGATGAGATAGACATCGTCGGAGGTGACTCCTCAGACCACCAAAACTCAAACTATTTCATATCATGTCGAGAACGAGTCGAGATGGGTTCGTCTGCTGAATCCAGTGCAGAACTGGATGGCTCTGAGTTCGACTCCTCCGGAGAGAGCGAGAACAGTTTTTGTGCAGAAGTACCTTCAGCTACCAGACAGCAGAACGGCACGGTCAAACCTCCATACTCTTACATCGCACTGATCACCATGGCCATACTACAGAGCCCAATGAAGAAACTGACCTTGAGCGGCATCTGCGACTTCATTAGCAACAAATTCCCTTATTACAAGGAGAAGTTTCCGGCATGGCAAAACTCCATCAGGCATAACTTATCACTTAATGACTGTTTCATTAAGATACCAAGAGAACCTGGCAATCCAGGCAAAGGAAACTATTGGTCTCTTGACCCGGCTTCCGAAGATATGTTCGATAACGGCAGTTTCCTTCGAAGAAGAAAGAGGTTTAAAAGAAGCCAACCAGAATTTGTAAAGGACGGACTCGTGCTGTACCCAAATTTCAGCTGTTACCGTCCCTATGGGCAACCTTACTGTGTTCCGGGTCAAGTGACGTCGCAGATCAGCCGTATTGGATATACGCCAGTCCAGGAGGCCATCAGTGTACCACCCGCTTACTTTTCATATCAAAACATTTGCGGTGTGAAAGTCCTCGAGTCCAAAGAATTGCCCGGACAGTCGTTCGTTGCGCCAGCCGAACAAAGGCCAGAGCGCGAGACGCCGAAGTGTTCCTTCAGTATAGACAGTATTATGAGCAAATCTACCTCTAACTTAAACAAAAACTTTGACCACCAAACTTCAGTTGGGTATAGCCATTTCTTCCCAAGGGCCACGTCTTGTGTGATACCAGCTGTACTACCTGTTGCAGCTACACCATTTGGTGCAGCGTCTTTGCTGAAGGCCTTGCCGCTGCCCGAGAGTCTTCAAATGGCGCACCCACGTTGCTGA